In Leclercia pneumoniae, the genomic window AATAAAAAACGCTTACGCCCGCCATGCTTATTAACTCCAGCTAATAGAATCGAGCAGACCTGAAATATCCTCCCGAATTTCCATCCCGGAATCTGTTAAATCAACAATAGAAAGAATACTTTCATTGCCCAGTTGAATATTGACCTGCTCTACCACCAGCGCCAGATGCGTCATTACCGCCTGGAGCCCGTGAATGTCAACATTAACTTGATCGAGACTGAGATAGCAGACGCCCCTCGCTGTGATCGCAAAACTTGCGCACCGGTTAGTGTAGTGTTGGTGAAAAGCCGTAATCCACTCGGCCGTTGGGCAATAATAAGGCTTTATTTGGATGCAGAGACGCTCAACGATACCCTTATTAATAATGCACGCCGCTTTATCAAAGTCCGTCAGAATGACAGCATGTGTCATAAAAATCGAGGCAGGCTTTTTCATCAGGGTAGTTCTTATTTATGAGAGAGATACATTTCATGCTATAATACCTATCCCCTGTCTTCAACCGTCACTTTTTATGCCGCAACTTATCTGGTGTCTCGATAACTATTTCGAAGAGAAGAAAAAAGATTGTTATTTCGTGGTATTCGGCCGCAAATTTCCCATAAAGCATGATGATAATTTTAAAAAGAGTGAAAATCCGCCGGGTAGAGCAGCGTTATTAAGCTGGTTTAAAGCACACTATCCCCATATAGCGGTCGAGCCGGTATGGCCGCACAGCAGCACCAGTCTGTCGCTCTTCTTTGATCGGGAATACGATGGTTCTGTCACGATTGAGTTTGACGACGAGAGCCTGCGTGCGTTCTGCGAAGAGTGGGAAGATGAAGACCAGAACGGGTGTTCCAGAGACGGGACGTTCATCTGTTATCACCTCCCTTATGCGTCGTATCTGGAAAATCGAGGTTAATGCCTGAGTAAACCGCTATCAGAAATTAAGATTAAGAATGATAATATTCAGTCCGGACACCCATTTATGCAGCCTGACAGGATAAACAATGAACCACGACATTCCCCTCAAGTTTTACGACATCGTTGACGAGTACGCCACTGAAACGGACATTGCCGTTAACGACGCCGAGCGCGACACGCTGGCGCACTATTTTCAGTTGCTGATCACCCGTTTAATGAATAACGAGGAGATCAGTGAAGAAGCCCAGCAAGAGATGGCCGCAGAGGCCGGTATTAACCCGCTGCGCATTGATGACGTTGCCAACTTCCTCAATCAGTGGGGCAATGAGTAGCCCACATTAAGGCCATGCAGCGGCCCTTACCCTGCGCCAGATCACATGCTATGGTAGTACAACACAAAAAGCGTTGAGGAACAGTGAGATGATTATTTTAGTAACTGGAGCGACCGCAGGTTTTGGTGAAAGTATTACCCGTCGTTTTGTGGCCAACGGGCACAAAGTCATTGCGACAGGCCGCCGTCAGGAGCGTTTGCAAGAGCTGAAGGATGAGCTGGGTGACAGCATTCTGACCGCGCAGCTGGACGTGCGTAATCGCGCCGCCATTGAAGAGATGATCGCAAACCTCCCTGCCGAGTGGCGTGAAATTGATGTGCTGGTTAACAACGCCGGTCTGGCGCTGGGCATGGAGCCTGCGCATAAAGCCAGCGTTGAAGACTGGGAAACGATGATCGACACCAACAACAAAGGTCTGGTCTATATGACCCGTGCAGTGCTGCCGGGTATGGTTGAGCGTAACCGCGGCCATGTCATTAATATTGGCTCTACTGCGGGCAGCTGGCCTTATGCAGGGGGTAACGTTTATGGCGCCACGAAAGCTTTTGTTCGTCAATTCAGCCTCAACCTGCGTACCGATCTGCACGGCACCGCTCTTCGCGTGACCGATATCGAGCCAGGTCTGGTGGGCGGAACCGAGTTCTCTAACGTGCGCTTCAAAGGCGACGACGATAAAGCCGGTAAAACCTACGAGAATACCCAGGCCCTGACCCCAGAAGATGTCACCGAGACGGTCTGGTGGGTCGCGACCCTGCCGAAACATGTCAATATCAACACCGTAGAGATGATGCCGGTCAGCCAGAGCTTTGCTGGCCTGAGCGTCCATCGCGGCTGATCTTCCTCTCCCGGCCTGCGGGCCGGGTATGGGATGACCGGCAAAAGAATGGTAGTATTTACCGCTTAATTCTTCGAGAAATCACAACGCATGGCCGCAGAATCGCAACTTAATCCTACACAGCCCGTCAACCAGCAAATCTACCGCATTTTGCGCCGCGATATCGTGCGTTGCCTGATTCCGCCGGGAACGCCGCTGTCGGAAAAAGAGGTCTCCGTGCGCTTTGACGTCTCACGTCAGCCAGTGCGTGAAGCTTTTATCAAACTGGCTGAAAACGGACTCATCCAGATCCGTCCGCAGCGCGGCAGCTATGTTAATAAAATCTCGCTTAATCAGGTGCGTAATGGATGCTTCGTGCGCCAGGCCATTGAGTGTGCGGTGGTCCGCCGCGCCGCCAGCCAGGTAAACGACAATCAGTGTTATTTGCTGGAACAAAATCTGCACCAGCAGCGTATAGCCATTGAGCGCAAGCAACTTAATGACTTTTTCCAGCTCGACGACGAATTCCACCAGAAGCTGGCGCAAATCGCCGACTGCCAGTTGGCCTGGGATACGGTTGAAAACATTAAGGCGACTATCGATCGGGTGCGTTATATGAGCCTTGACCATGTCTCTCCGCCCGAGATGCTGTTACGCCAACACTACGATATTTTCAGCGCGCTGGAAAAACGCGATGGGGATGCGGTGGAAAAGGCGATGACGCTGCATCTGCAAGAGATTGGCGAGTCCGTGCAGTTAATTCGTCAAGAAAATAGCGACTGGTTTAGCGAAGAGTAATGCTGCCGCATCCTGTTATATTACCAGGATGCGGCAAAATAATTAGCGAACCACTAATACCGGAATTTTGGCATAGCGTAAGACGGATTCGGCGTTTGAACCTAACAGATGGGTGGTGACGCCCGGTTTTTTTGAGCCAATAACAATCACGTCATATTCACCGTCAGCACTCATGGCAATGATTTCGTCACGCACATTACCGAATCGTACCCGCGTCTGAATATTTTCCGGCGCAATATCGAATAGCCGCTTCAACTCATTCATCTTCTTCTCTGACTCTTGCGTCATATAGTTTTCAAACTTTTTAATGTCTGACGAGAAACCTCGTAACATGGCGCGTCCATTGACCGGCAGAATGTTTAATAGCGTGATGGTGGCATTATCAGCCTTAGCGAGAAAAGAAGCATGGCGCACCGCTTTATCGCTTAAATCCATTTCAAAGACATCGACAGGCATCAATATTCTTTTGTACATCGTCTCTCTCCTTATTGCGCTAGCCAGGTTGCTTAACGTTATTAAGAGTGACACGATGAAATCAAAC contains:
- a CDS encoding YmjA family protein, which encodes MNHDIPLKFYDIVDEYATETDIAVNDAERDTLAHYFQLLITRLMNNEEISEEAQQEMAAEAGINPLRIDDVANFLNQWGNE
- the ydfG gene encoding bifunctional NADP-dependent 3-hydroxy acid dehydrogenase/3-hydroxypropionate dehydrogenase YdfG; the encoded protein is MIILVTGATAGFGESITRRFVANGHKVIATGRRQERLQELKDELGDSILTAQLDVRNRAAIEEMIANLPAEWREIDVLVNNAGLALGMEPAHKASVEDWETMIDTNNKGLVYMTRAVLPGMVERNRGHVINIGSTAGSWPYAGGNVYGATKAFVRQFSLNLRTDLHGTALRVTDIEPGLVGGTEFSNVRFKGDDDKAGKTYENTQALTPEDVTETVWWVATLPKHVNINTVEMMPVSQSFAGLSVHRG
- a CDS encoding GntR family transcriptional regulator, translated to MAAESQLNPTQPVNQQIYRILRRDIVRCLIPPGTPLSEKEVSVRFDVSRQPVREAFIKLAENGLIQIRPQRGSYVNKISLNQVRNGCFVRQAIECAVVRRAASQVNDNQCYLLEQNLHQQRIAIERKQLNDFFQLDDEFHQKLAQIADCQLAWDTVENIKATIDRVRYMSLDHVSPPEMLLRQHYDIFSALEKRDGDAVEKAMTLHLQEIGESVQLIRQENSDWFSEE
- a CDS encoding universal stress protein produces the protein MYKRILMPVDVFEMDLSDKAVRHASFLAKADNATITLLNILPVNGRAMLRGFSSDIKKFENYMTQESEKKMNELKRLFDIAPENIQTRVRFGNVRDEIIAMSADGEYDVIVIGSKKPGVTTHLLGSNAESVLRYAKIPVLVVR